Below is a genomic region from Mucilaginibacter auburnensis.
TTCCGGGCGTGGGTTCAGCTACCATTTTCGGTGGTATTAAAGATTACTCTATGCGTGTATGGCTCAACCCTGCACAAATGGCCGCTTATAATGTTACTCCTGCCGAGGTAATGAACGCTATTCAGGATAAAAACCTGGAGGCTGCTCCCGGAAAGCTGGGCGAGCGCAGCGATGAAGTTTTTGAATACGTAATTAAGTATAAAGGTAAACTAACTAAACCTGAGGAGTATCAGAACATAGCCATCCGCGCAAATTCGGATGGTTCTGTACTCCATTTAAAGGATGTTGCACGGGTTGAACTGGGCGCGTACTCTTACACCAGCGTTACACATCTTAACGGTAAAGACGGCGTAGGTATAGGTATCATTCAATTAGCCGGATCAAACGCTAACGAGATACAGATAGCTGTTGATGAGTTTATGGAAAAAGCTTCTAAAGATTTTCCAAAAGGCATAGCTTACAATAACTTTTACCGCACTAAAACCGCGCTTGATGAGTCTATATCACAAGTAGAACATACGTTGATTGAAGCCTTCATACTGGTATTTATCGTAGTATTTATTTTCCTGCAGGATTTTAGGTCAACGCTCATCCCGGCAATTGCTGTACCGGTAGCCATATTGGGTACCTTCTTCTTTATGAACCTGTTTGGTTTCTCCATTAACCTGCTCACACTGTTTGCCTTGGTTTTAGCCATTGGTATTGTGGTAGATGATGCCATTGTGGTGGTGGAGGCCGTCCATTCAAAAATGGAAAGCGAACACCTCTCCCCAAAAGTAGCCACCACGCAGGCCATGCATGAAATTACAGGCGCTATTATCTCCATCACGTTGGTAATGGCTGCGGTATTCTTACCTGTAGGCTTCATGACGGGTTCTACAGGGGTATTCTACAGGCAGTTCGCGTTCACTATGTCAATTGCTATTGTGATATCAGCTGTGAATGCCTTAACCTTAAGCCCGGCTTTAGCGGCGCTATTCTTAAAAAGCAATCATAACCCGGCGGACCCTAAAGCGCCTAAAACCTTTAAAGAGAAATTCTACGCAGGCTTTAACCGCAGCTTCAGCACCATGACAGACAGATATCTGGGTGGTGTTAATTTCCTCATTAAAAATAAAAGGCTGGCAATGGGTGGTTTAGCGGTTGTAGTTGCCGCCACAATTTACCTGGTAAGTACAACAAAATCAGGCTTTATCCCTACCGAAGATCAGGGCTTTATAGCGGTATCAGTTACCACCCCATCAGGAGCATCATTAAGCAGAACCAACGAGGTGATAAAAAAAGCCGAAGAAGCAGCCAACAGCCTGCCAGCGGCACGATTTGTTACGGCTATATCGGGCTTTAACTTATTGACCAACTCTACCAGTCCTTCATCAGGCGTATTCTTTGTATTGCTTAAACCGCATGATGAACGCGGAGAGGTAAAGAACATTGATGAGGTACAAAACATGTTACGCGGAGAGTTAGCCAAAGTAAACGGAGGCGATTTCTTTGTGTTCAGCTTCCCTACCGTACCCGGCTTTAGTAACGTAGAGGCATTGAACGTGGTATTACAGGATAAAACCGGCGGCAAGCTGGATAAGTTTAGCGGGGTGGCTAATAACTTTATTGCCAAGCTGATGGCCAAACCGGCCATTGCACAGGCGTTCACCTCTTTCAAAGCAGACTATCCGCAACTGCAATTAGAAGTTGATGATGATAAGGCTAACCAGTTAGGTGTTAGCGTTAGAGACATTTTGCAAACCATGCAGGCTTACTTTGGTAGTGCGCAGGCATCAGACTTTAACCGCTTTGGTAAATATTATCGCGTGGTAGTTCAGGCTGATATTGAAGACCGTGCCGACCCAGCGTCTATTGACCGCGTTTTCGTAAAAAACAAAACAGGACAGATGGTGCCTATTAACACATTGGTTAAGTTGTCTCGCGTTTACGGTTCCGAAACTGCCTCACGTTTTAACCTGTTCAATTCTATTGAAGTGAACGCTATACCAAAACCGGGCTTCAGCTCCGGAGATGCTATTGCAGCCATACGGGAAACAGCTAAAGAGGAGTTGCCATCTGGTTTCACCTTTGAGTTCTCGGGCCAAACCCGCGAGGAGATCTCCTCATTAGGGCAGTCATCCGTAATATTCGGTTTGTGTCTGGTGTTCGTTTACTTTCTGCTGGCCGCTCAATATGAGAGTTATATATTGCCGTTGGCCGTTATCCTGTCTATCCCAACCGGTATTTTAGGAACGTTTGTAGTGTTAGGATTAACCGGCATTGAAAACAACATTTATGTACAGGTGGCCCTCATCATGCTCATCGGCTTACTGGCAAAAAATGCCATCCTAATAGTAGAGTTTGCCGTTCAGCGACGAAAGGCGGGGTTACCGTTGGTTGAGGCTGCTATAGAAGCAGCTAAATTACGTCTGCGCCCTATTATCATGACCTCGCTGGCATTCATATTCGGTTTGTTCCCGATGAGTATTGCAACCGGGCCTTCAGCACAGGGTAATCACTCTATTAGCATTGGCGCAGCAGGCGGCATGGTATCCGGCGTTGTACTGGGTCTGTTTATCATTCCGGTGCTATTTGTCATCTTCCAGGGTTTACAGGAAAGAATAACCGGAAAGCCTGAAGATAAAGCTAAACATGAAGATCAGCACGGATTGAACGGTCATTCCATTCATGAACCCCTACCTGCGCTGAATGCTTAATTGTTGATATCATAAATAATAAAACAATGAAAAAATATATAACCGGATTGGCGCTTATCACACTTATAATAAGTGCCTGCTCCGTATCAAAAGATATAAAAACACCACAACCCGAAGCTCCTGCGGCATTCAGGATGGCGGATGTTCAAACCACGGGCGATAGCAGCAGCATTGCCAACATACAGTGGAAACAGTTTTTTACTGATGCTACTTTGCAAAAGCTAATTGACAGTGCCATAGCCAACAATTACGATATGCAGCTGGCGCTTAAAAACATAGAAGCATCGCAATTGCTGTTAAAACAGGTTAAATGGAACTACGTACCTGAGGTTAACCTGAATGTTGGTGCAAGTTCAAGTCGACCTTCAAACAACAGTTTGAACGGCATAAGTTTAAGTCAGTTTTTGGGTACTAATCATATAGAGAATTACCAGGCCGATGTATCCATATCATGGGAGGCAGATGTTTGGGGGAAGATACGTAACCAAAACAAAAGCGCTTTGGCTGCTTACCTGCAAACACAGGAGGCACGCAAGCTGTTGCAAACCAATATTGTTGCCAGTGTTTCGCAAGGATATTATACACTGTTGATGTTGGATGCCCAGTTAGATGTGGCTAAAAAGAATGTGGCTTTAACCGATAGCACCCTGCAAATTATCAGATTGCAATATAACTCCGGACAGGCTACGTCATTAGCCATACAACAGGCAGAGGCACAACGCCTGGCTGCCGCACAACTGGTGCCCGAGTTTGAAAAGAACATAGCCATACAGGAAAACGCTCTGCGCATTTTAACAGGCGCATTGCCTGATCAAGTTACCCGTACCGCAAGCCTTGCTCAATTCAATGTACCCGAAACTGTTGCAACCGGTGTACCGTCAGAAGTAATTAGCAGACGGCCCGATGTGCGTAGCGCAGAATTGTCACTTAACATAGCTAATGCTAACGTAGGCATC
It encodes:
- a CDS encoding efflux transporter outer membrane subunit, with the translated sequence MKKYITGLALITLIISACSVSKDIKTPQPEAPAAFRMADVQTTGDSSSIANIQWKQFFTDATLQKLIDSAIANNYDMQLALKNIEASQLLLKQVKWNYVPEVNLNVGASSSRPSNNSLNGISLSQFLGTNHIENYQADVSISWEADVWGKIRNQNKSALAAYLQTQEARKLLQTNIVASVSQGYYTLLMLDAQLDVAKKNVALTDSTLQIIRLQYNSGQATSLAIQQAEAQRLAAAQLVPEFEKNIAIQENALRILTGALPDQVTRTASLAQFNVPETVATGVPSEVISRRPDVRSAELSLNIANANVGINKANMYPALRITADGGVNSFKASNWFNIPASLFGIVAGSVVQPLINHKQLSTRYKVAEVEREKTVLQFRQTVLNAVGEVSNSLASLQKLKQEQAIVATRVNTLRQATGNANLLFKNGMATYLEVITAQANVLQSELELASIKRDQLSAVSSLYRSLGGGWQ
- a CDS encoding efflux RND transporter permease subunit, giving the protein MLKRFIERPVLSTVISILLVIVGVLGLTRLPLQQFPDIAPPAVLVAAVYPGANAETVLRSVAPSLEEAINGVENMSYMSSTASNDGTLAITVYFKQGTDPDQAAVNVQNRVAQATSQLPSEVVQQGIVTTKQQNSLIGAVGMFTEDPKKYDQAFVANYAQINIIPELKRIPGVGSATIFGGIKDYSMRVWLNPAQMAAYNVTPAEVMNAIQDKNLEAAPGKLGERSDEVFEYVIKYKGKLTKPEEYQNIAIRANSDGSVLHLKDVARVELGAYSYTSVTHLNGKDGVGIGIIQLAGSNANEIQIAVDEFMEKASKDFPKGIAYNNFYRTKTALDESISQVEHTLIEAFILVFIVVFIFLQDFRSTLIPAIAVPVAILGTFFFMNLFGFSINLLTLFALVLAIGIVVDDAIVVVEAVHSKMESEHLSPKVATTQAMHEITGAIISITLVMAAVFLPVGFMTGSTGVFYRQFAFTMSIAIVISAVNALTLSPALAALFLKSNHNPADPKAPKTFKEKFYAGFNRSFSTMTDRYLGGVNFLIKNKRLAMGGLAVVVAATIYLVSTTKSGFIPTEDQGFIAVSVTTPSGASLSRTNEVIKKAEEAANSLPAARFVTAISGFNLLTNSTSPSSGVFFVLLKPHDERGEVKNIDEVQNMLRGELAKVNGGDFFVFSFPTVPGFSNVEALNVVLQDKTGGKLDKFSGVANNFIAKLMAKPAIAQAFTSFKADYPQLQLEVDDDKANQLGVSVRDILQTMQAYFGSAQASDFNRFGKYYRVVVQADIEDRADPASIDRVFVKNKTGQMVPINTLVKLSRVYGSETASRFNLFNSIEVNAIPKPGFSSGDAIAAIRETAKEELPSGFTFEFSGQTREEISSLGQSSVIFGLCLVFVYFLLAAQYESYILPLAVILSIPTGILGTFVVLGLTGIENNIYVQVALIMLIGLLAKNAILIVEFAVQRRKAGLPLVEAAIEAAKLRLRPIIMTSLAFIFGLFPMSIATGPSAQGNHSISIGAAGGMVSGVVLGLFIIPVLFVIFQGLQERITGKPEDKAKHEDQHGLNGHSIHEPLPALNA